A DNA window from Arvicanthis niloticus isolate mArvNil1 unplaced genomic scaffold, mArvNil1.pat.X pat_scaffold_1696_arrow_ctg1, whole genome shotgun sequence contains the following coding sequences:
- the LOC117701664 gene encoding proto-oncogene DBL-like, whose protein sequence is MKIEAIQNSQAKSSDQSPKLDNSLDILKNHVLNELIQTERAYVRELFTVLLGYRSEMDNPQMFDLMPPLLRNKKDVLFGNMAEIYEFHNNIFMSRLEDCSDAPERVGPCFLERKDDFQMYATYCPE, encoded by the exons ATGAAA atCGAAGCCATTCAGAACAGCCAAGCGAAGAGTTCTGATCAGTCTCCCAAATTGGACAATAGCctggatattttaaagaa CCATGTCCTGAATGAGCTGATACAGACAGAGAGGGCGTATGTTCGAGAGCTGTTTACTGTTTTGTTG ggCTACAGATCTGAGATGGACAATCCACAGATGTTTGACCTTATGCCACCTctcctgagaaataaaaaggatGTTCTCTTTGGAAATATGGCAGAAATATATGAATTCCATAACAA CATTTTCATGAGCAGACTGGAAGATTGCTCTGATGCTCCAGAAAGAGTGGGACCTTGCTTCCTGGAAAGG AAGGATGATTTTCAGATGTATGCCACATACTGTCCAGAATAA